The proteins below are encoded in one region of Triticum aestivum cultivar Chinese Spring chromosome 1B, IWGSC CS RefSeq v2.1, whole genome shotgun sequence:
- the LOC123116462 gene encoding probable ubiquitin-conjugating enzyme E2 24 codes for MFLCVRPLCLATRTTPSPSPAHISSAGPSPTRRLPASGRPAARRLPRHPLHFAMDASEYPHMQGGASSSSSSCRAADAAAWDAVQQQKRQRCQGSSSGDKVGSCTENNSFKTSEAELQNFDSGEIEEEDYYVDDEDEGCYDDDNEGSDYEFDESDFNQQLADKFDDLDLPPGVEASVPWLQKAATDDGPGIFKSMSEIEDEIGKKYKFFKQFDTVEDFSDHHYANKPVGKTGKEWTKRIQHDWKLLENDLPASIYVRVSENRMDLLRAVMIGPQGTPYHDGLFFFDAQFPASYPASPPTVYYHSGGLRLNPNLYACGKVCLSLLGTWEGHGCEKWNSAHSTMLQVLISIQALVLNEKPYFNEPGYETYANNASGQRTALEYNDTTFQYSCRTMLYSLRRAPQHFEDLVAGHFRERGRAILAACKYYMEGNKVGSVVPDEDDEDKELESANAEGSSSSSAVKPKNNQVDLRAGAGVVRPASFKTNMEVLFEELLMEFNVKGADTKKFCAEKLKKSQPAAA; via the exons ATGTTCCTCTGCGTTCGCCCCCTGTGCCTCGCTACGCGCACaacgccctcgccctcgcccgcgcacATCTCCTCGGCTGGCCCCTCCCCCACTCGGCGCCTCCCCGCTTCTGGTCGCCCCGCCGCTCGCCGCTTGCCGCGCCACCCATTGCACTTCGCCATGGACGCCTCCGA GTACCCGCACATGCAAGGGGGcgcgtcgtcttcgtcgtcgtcctgccgcgccgccgacgccgccgcctggGACGCCGTGCAGCAACAGAAACGCCAGCGCTGCCAG GGATCATCATCCGGTGATAAAGTTGGATCCTGTACAGAAAATAACTCTTTCAAAACATCTGAAGCCGAGCTACAGAATTTTGACTCTGGTGAAATTGAGGAAGAAGATTATTATGTAGATGATGAAGATGAAGGCTGCTACGATGATGACAATGAAGGATCTGACTATGAATTTGATGAAAGTGATTTCAATCAGCAGCTGGCTGATAAATTTGACGATTTAGATCTGCCTCCTGGTGTGGAGGCTTCTGTACCATGGTTGCAGAAAGCTGCAACTGATGACGGCCCTGGCATTTTTAAGTCAATGTCAGAAATAGAGGATGAAATTGGTAAGAAATACAAGTTCTTCAAACAGTTTGACACTGTCGAGGATTTCTCTGATCATCATTATGCTAATAAACCTGTTGGAAAG ACAGGGAAAGAGTGGACAAAAAGAATTCAGCATGACTGGAAACTTCTGGAGAACGATTTACCAG CGTCCATATACGTCCGTGTCTCAGAGAATCGAATGGACCTTCTCAGGGCTGTGATGATCGGTCCTCAGGGAACACCCTACCATGATGGCCTTTTCTTCTTTGATGCTCAATTTCCTGCTAGTTATCCTGCAAGTCCTCCA ACTGTATACTATCATTCTGGAGGACTTAGGCTTAATCCAAATTTGTATGCTTGTGGAAAAGTCTGCCTTAGCCTCCTAGGCACCTGGGAAGGTCATGGTTGTGAGAAGTGGAACTCAGCTCACTCAACCATGTTACAAGTGCTAATCTCCATTCAAGCTCTCGTATTGAATGAGAAACCATACTTCAATGAGCCAGGATATGAAACATATGCCAATAATGCTAGTGGGCAGAGGACTGCCTTGGAGTATAATGACACAACATTTCAATACTCATGTAGGACAATGTTGTACTCGCTTCGTAGGGCTCCACAG CACTTTGAAGATCTCGTTGCCGGCCACTTCCGAGAGCGCGGCCGTGCCATTCTGGCTGCATGCAAATATTACATGGAGGGTAACAAAGTTGGGTCCGTAGTTCCTGACGAGGATGATGAGGACAAGGAACTGGAAAGCGCAAATGCAGAAGGATCCAGCTCCAGCAGTGCAGTGAAGCCGAAGAATAATCAGGTAGATTTGCGTGCAGGCGCAGGTGTAGTTCGCCCTGCATCCTTCAAGACCAACATGGAGGTTCTGTTTGAAGAGCTCCTGATGGAGTTCAATGTGAAGGGTGCTGACACCAAGAAGTTCTGTGCCGAGAAGTTGAAGAAGAGCCAGCCTGCTGCTGCTTGA